In Saprospiraceae bacterium, a genomic segment contains:
- a CDS encoding response regulator transcription factor, giving the protein MIKVAIYEDNVGLREVLVSAIKSTSDFEMAGEFGNCLDVVENTMAFKPDVILMDIDMPGKSGIEGTKEVKKVFPNVEIIMNTVFDDDNRIFEALKAGATGYILKKYSLTHLITSIQEVMEGGAPMSPSIARKVLEMSFIQKPNSIESFKLSDRELEVLNLLSKGLSYKMVAEEINLSIDTVRSYVKRIYEKLHVHSITEAIHKVFIEKK; this is encoded by the coding sequence GTGATAAAAGTTGCTATCTACGAAGACAATGTAGGATTGAGAGAAGTTTTGGTTTCTGCCATTAAAAGCACATCCGACTTTGAAATGGCCGGGGAATTTGGCAATTGCCTGGACGTCGTCGAAAACACAATGGCATTTAAACCAGATGTCATACTTATGGATATTGATATGCCTGGAAAATCCGGCATAGAAGGGACCAAAGAAGTCAAAAAGGTATTTCCGAATGTGGAAATTATCATGAATACTGTATTTGATGATGATAACCGCATATTTGAGGCTCTAAAAGCCGGTGCCACCGGATATATTCTTAAAAAATATTCATTGACACATTTGATTACTTCTATTCAGGAAGTAATGGAAGGTGGAGCACCGATGAGCCCCTCCATTGCAAGAAAAGTTTTAGAAATGTCATTCATCCAAAAACCAAATTCAATAGAAAGTTTTAAACTCTCTGATCGTGAACTTGAAGTCTTGAATCTACTTTCCAAAGGATTGAGCTATAAAATGGTGGCTGAAGAAATAAACCTGAGTATTGACACTGTAAGGAGCTATGTAAAAAGAATATACGAGAAATTACATGTACATTCTATTACCGAGGCGATACACAAAGTTTTCATTGAAAAAAAATAA
- a CDS encoding T9SS type A sorting domain-containing protein encodes MSSYKEIFATKFICLFVLILNTHSAIAQCHQIQLKVTDYFIGQCGNYHFQSSLGTISSVYGNCNKLRFDSPLNSGNQITKVQSELNQTLVEIFPNPTYDKVYFKRNIPGTFKVQLITVLGKQIYTIENPTELDLALLDSGCYIIQVLNEKNKHLFTNKIIKI; translated from the coding sequence ATGTCTTCGTACAAAGAAATATTTGCAACAAAATTCATTTGCTTATTTGTTTTGATTTTGAATACCCATTCGGCAATAGCTCAATGCCATCAAATTCAACTCAAGGTAACTGATTATTTTATTGGTCAGTGCGGTAATTATCATTTCCAAAGTTCATTAGGCACCATCAGCAGTGTATATGGAAATTGCAACAAGCTCAGATTTGATTCACCATTGAATTCTGGAAACCAGATTACAAAAGTCCAATCCGAATTAAACCAAACTTTAGTCGAAATATTTCCTAACCCCACTTACGATAAAGTTTATTTTAAAAGAAACATACCCGGTACTTTTAAAGTACAATTGATTACTGTCCTTGGCAAACAAATTTACACCATTGAAAATCCCACTGAATTAGATCTCGCTTTATTAGATTCTGGCTGTTACATCATTCAGGTACTAAATGAAAAGAACAAACATCTATTCACGAATAAAATAATTAAAATATAA
- a CDS encoding collagen-like protein, giving the protein MKNMITAFALFIYIVSGFAQGFNYQTIVRDATGNVQANTTVYLKFIITNNSPTGSQLYIETQQPVTDAYGFLSVQVGTGIVEFGDINTINWNDGPKYLTVQCGETANGPYNEIGVGQINNSAFAGPIGPTGPQGIQGLQGEKGDKGETGMKGEKGDMGDKGDTGMKGEKGDMGEKGETGMKGEKGDMGEKGEPGSYASGPGISITSGIISNTGDVNSSDDIINTSIAGGDVTGTYSNLQLVPESVGTSEIQQHSILGDHINAMSATNSQVLTYDGSKWLPKDAQVFMLPYFSLYSGLNTAFQINVQNDQKAIEVNNISPTGGEKPVVKISSNSKQSLEVIGNHTHASNMTAYIHNDQTSNEGIVLSIGAQGNKSLGLSVTSAHKSAVFSGATNKDTAVMEIFSLGTGEALYINQVNNNSTDQTLHVRSYSKGSAALMEVVAPGQDPPGNALELKNGYLKVDQTMPTKTAFRHTTNPNNINGNATTLSYPNYKSTDMLFINKGLPYLGKTISFYTWYDGVTQTWKISTEDNSPMPIGVQFNILVIKTE; this is encoded by the coding sequence ATGAAAAATATGATTACTGCATTTGCACTATTCATTTATATCGTTAGTGGATTTGCTCAAGGGTTTAATTACCAAACTATAGTTAGGGATGCAACTGGAAATGTGCAAGCCAATACTACTGTATATCTAAAATTTATCATCACAAACAATAGTCCGACGGGTAGCCAACTTTACATTGAAACGCAGCAGCCTGTTACGGATGCATATGGATTTCTTTCTGTCCAGGTCGGAACAGGAATCGTTGAGTTTGGAGACATCAACACCATTAATTGGAATGATGGCCCAAAATATCTAACTGTACAATGTGGAGAAACTGCAAATGGGCCTTATAATGAAATTGGGGTTGGCCAAATTAATAACAGTGCATTTGCAGGTCCGATTGGACCAACCGGACCACAAGGAATCCAAGGTTTGCAAGGTGAAAAAGGCGACAAAGGTGAAACTGGAATGAAAGGTGAAAAAGGCGATATGGGCGATAAAGGTGATACCGGAATGAAAGGTGAAAAAGGCGATATGGGCGAAAAAGGTGAAACCGGAATGAAAGGTGAAAAAGGCGATATGGGAGAAAAGGGCGAACCGGGAAGCTATGCATCAGGGCCCGGCATTTCTATTACTTCAGGTATTATTTCAAATACGGGTGATGTAAATTCCTCAGACGATATCATCAACACAAGTATTGCTGGTGGAGATGTTACAGGAACCTACTCAAATCTTCAACTGGTTCCAGAATCAGTTGGGACCTCTGAAATTCAGCAGCATTCAATATTAGGAGATCATATAAATGCGATGTCTGCAACAAATAGTCAGGTATTAACCTACGATGGAAGTAAGTGGTTGCCAAAAGATGCTCAAGTATTTATGCTTCCTTACTTCTCTCTTTACAGCGGATTAAATACGGCTTTTCAAATAAATGTCCAAAACGATCAAAAAGCCATTGAAGTAAATAATATTTCACCGACAGGTGGCGAAAAACCAGTCGTAAAGATTTCAAGTAATAGCAAACAATCTCTTGAAGTCATAGGCAATCATACCCATGCATCCAACATGACCGCATATATACATAATGATCAAACCAGCAATGAAGGTATCGTGTTAAGCATTGGTGCGCAAGGAAACAAAAGCCTGGGACTTTCCGTCACAAGCGCACATAAGTCGGCAGTATTTTCAGGTGCCACAAATAAAGATACAGCAGTAATGGAAATATTTAGTCTAGGTACAGGTGAAGCATTGTATATTAATCAAGTAAACAATAATTCAACCGATCAAACCTTACATGTCAGATCTTACTCAAAGGGATCTGCTGCACTTATGGAAGTGGTGGCTCCTGGTCAGGATCCGCCAGGTAATGCCCTTGAATTGAAGAATGGATATCTAAAAGTTGATCAGACAATGCCCACAAAAACTGCGTTTAGGCATACCACAAATCCAAATAATATTAACGGCAACGCAACTACATTGAGTTATCCCAATTATAAGTCGACTGATATGTTATTTATCAATAAGGGATTACCCTATTTAGGAAAAACAATCTCCTTTTACACCTGGTATGATGGAGTTACACAAACCTGGAAGATTTCAACCGAAGATAATTCTCCGATGCCCATAGGAGTTCAGTTTAATATCTTGGTTATTAAAACAGAATAA